Proteins encoded within one genomic window of Bombus terrestris chromosome 11, iyBomTerr1.2, whole genome shotgun sequence:
- the LOC100649341 gene encoding uncharacterized protein LOC100649341 codes for MAFNKMTIIKLLQLIMVCILIGLHYHSFSDGGRNSAMITVGTFGGYLIILAGVFFGIIMGCGMDRRLDMFYSVAGSILFIIAGALILDHFSNSVYRGSFRDTGLAKGCISIAEGVLFLVDAILVFRGEA; via the exons ATGGCGTTCAATAAGATGACTATCATCAAACTGTTACAGTTG aTAATGGTATGCATCCTCATAGGGTTGCATTATCACTCTTTCAGTGATGGTGGTCGAAACAGTGCGATGATTACGGTGGGTACTTTCGGTGGATATCTAATTATCCTAGCTGGAGTATTCTTTGGAATTATTATGGGATGTGGCATGGATCGACGTCTA GACATGTTTTACTCAGTGGCCGGTTCCATCCTGTTCATCATCGCCGGTGCTTTGATCCTTGACCACTTCTCAAATTCGGTTTATCGTGGTTCTTTCCGCGATACTGGACTCGCTAAAGGCTGTATCAGCATCGCCGAGGGAGTTTTATTTTTGGTGGATGCGATACTCGTGTTTCGAGGAGAAGCCTAA
- the LOC100649221 gene encoding E3 ubiquitin-protein ligase SMURF2 isoform X2 → MSNPGGSRRNGAMKIRLTILCARNLARKDLFRLPDPFAKITVDGSGQCHSTHTCKATLDPMWNQHYDLYIGKDDGITISVWNHKKIHKKKGGGFLGCVRILSNTIQRLKDTGYQRLDLCKAHSDDTDVVKGEVVVSLLSRDGHNGAVSNTVGHNAVVDVLGDLSCPNDLPDGWEERRTRSGRLYYVNHYTRTTQWIRPNARPTNGIIPTTPEPPPLPSSEPTSPSGSGSPPNIRTESPTRCTPEWNGDGTPSRTPSRDSSTPNTPRNTPTQQQNRNQQNQHNTRNVTPASSRERRPVRASDEQNGNQNGNARPERGINNAQPRRPNRSNRNRNSALVYNERRYDPPQPPDLPRGYEMRKTQQGQVYFYHVPTGSSTWHDPRIPRDLPANELANELGPLPSGWEMRQTQSGRVYFVDHNNRTTQFTDPRLSSQIISNLLKRQNSTTNQTTSSSNNTTTAANESTEIETPASPSIQCNMVQRPRTENGSNNNSSSLENTSAQNAQTVSELPKELMDNELLPKYKRDLVAKLKCLRAELNALQPQSGHCRLEVSRNEIFEESYRLIMKMRPKDMRKRLMVKFRGEEGLDYGGVAREWLYLLSHEMLNPQYGLFQYSRDDNYTLQINPDSGINPEHLSYFHFAGRIIGIAVFHGHHIDGGFTTPFYKMLLNKAITLTDIEGVDPELHRSLTWMLENSIDGVLDATFSVEHSSFGVLKNHELKPGGKDIPVTEENKKEYVRLYVNYRFMRGIEQQFLALQKGFHELIPPQLLRPFDERELELVIGGLGTIDINDWKMHTRLKHCTPDTPVVKWFWQIVESYGEEMRARLLQFVTGSSRVPLQGFKALQGSTGAAGPRLFTIHAVDAPSENLPKAHTCFNRIDIPESYPSYQKMLDKLTQAVEETCGFAVE, encoded by the exons ATGTCGAATCCGGGCGGTAGCAGGAGGAACGGGGCCATGAAGATTCGTTTGACGA TTTTATGTGCCCGTAATCTTGCCAGGAAAGATCTGTTTC gCCTACCAGACCCTTTTGCTAAAATAACTGTTGATGGTTCAGGTCAATGTCATAGTACACATACGTGCAAGGCAACTCTAGATCCCATGTGGAATCAACATTATGACTT ATACATTGGGAAAGATgatggtattacgatatcagTTTGGAATCATAAAAAGATCCATAAAAAAAAAGGTGGAGGATTTTTGGGATGTGTAAGAATATTATCCAACACGATTCAAAGACTCAAAGATACAggat ATCAGCGATTAGATCTTTGCAAAGCACATTCAGATGACACAGATGTTGTTAAAGGAGAAGTTGTAGTATCTCTTTTATCACGAGATGGTCATAATGGTGCTGTGAGTAATACAGTGGGTCATAATGCTGTTGTTGATGTTCTTGGAGATCTGAGCTGTCCAAATGATTTGCCAGATGGATGGGAAGAAAGAAGGACTCGAAGTGGACGACTATATTATGTTAACCACTACACCAGAACTACACAGTGGATTCGTCCAAACGCACG ACCCACCAATGGTATAATACCAACTACACCAGAACCACCACCATTACCTTCTTCTGAACCTACATCTCCCAGTGGCAGTGGAAGTCCTCCTAATATAAGAACTGAAAGTCCTACTAGATGTACACCTGAATGGAATGGGGATGGAACACCTAGTAGAACTCCTAGCAGAGATAGTTCTACCCCAAATACACCAAGAAATACACCCACTCAGCAGCAGAATAGAAATCAACAAAATCAACATAACACAAGAAACGTAACACCCGCATCATCAAGGGAACGACGGCCAGTACGAGCAAGCGACGAACAAAATGGCAATCAGAATGGTAATGCTAGGCCTGAACGTGGTATTAACAATGCTCAACCACGAAGGCCTAATCGAAGTAATAGGAATAGAAATAGCGCACTGGTTTATAACGAGAGGAGGTACGATCCTCCGCAACCACCAGACCTACCCAGAGGTTATG aaatgagAAAAACGCAACAAGGTCAAGTGTATTTTTATCATGTACCAACTGGTTCATCCACTTGGCACGATCCTAGAATACCTCGCGATTTACCAGCTAATGAATTAGCAAATGAACTTGGACCATTACCGAGTGGATGGGAAATGCGACAAACTCAAAGTGGCCGTGTTTATTTTGTGGATCACAATAACAGAACTACACAATTTACTGATCCTAGGTTATCCAGTCAAATCATAAGCAATCTCTTAAA GCGACAAAATAGTACAACTAATCAAACTACGAGTAGTTCAAATAATACAACTACAGCTGCAAATGAATCTACAGAAATAGAGACACCTGCATCACCAAGTATTCAATGCAACATGGTTCAGAGGCCAAGAACAGAGAATGGAAGCAATAATAATTCTTCGTCAT tGGAAAATACGTCAGCTCAAAATGCTCAAACTGTATCAGAATTGCCAAAGGAACTAATGGACAATGAATTACTGCCGAAGTATAAACGTGATTTAGTGGCAAAATTGAAATGTCTGAGAGCAGAATTAAATGCCCTTCAACCTCAAAGTGGACATTGTAGGCTTGAGGTAtcaagaaatgaaatatttgaa GAATCATACAGATTAATAATGAAAATGCGACCAAAAGACATGCGTAAAAGACTTATGGTTAAATTTCGCGGTGAGGAAGGCCTTGATTATGGTGGAGTAGCACGAGAGTGGTTATATTTATTGTCACATGAGATGTTGAATCCACAATATGGGCTTTTCCAATATTCAAGAGACGACAATTATACACTTCAAATCAATCCAGATTCGGGAATAAATCCAGAACATTTATCGTACTTCCACTTTGCCGGCAGGATAATAGGAATCGCCGTTTTTCATGGTCATCATATAGATGGAGGTTTTACAACTCCATTCTATAAAATGCTGCTTAATAAAGCAATTACTCTTACTGATATAGAAGGAGTTGATCCAGAATTACATAGAAGTCTTACATGGATGTT GGAAAATAGTATAGATGGAGTGTTGGATGCTACGTTTTCAGTGGAACATAGTAGTTTTGGAGTGTTGAAAAATCATGAACTTAAACCAGGTGGAAAAGACATTCCTGTAactgaagaaaataaaaaggaatatgTACGTTTATATGTAAACTATCGCTTTATGCGAGGTATTGAACAACAGTTTCTGGCATTACAAAAAGGATTCCATGAACTAATTCCACCTCAACTATTAAGACCTTTTGATGAAAGGGAATTAGAATTGGTTATTGGTGGTTTAGGAACGATTGACATTAATGATTGGAAAATGCACACACGATTAAAACATTGCACGCCTGATACGCCAGTAGTAAAGTGGTTTTGGCAAATAGTAGAATCTTATGGAGAAGAAATGAGAGCTCGATTACTTCAATTCGTTACTGGAAGTTCTCGAGTTCCCTTGCAAGGATTTAAAGCTTTACAAG GATCAACAGGAGCCGCAGGTCCACGATTATTTACAATACATGCCGTTGATGCGCCAAGTGAAAATTTACCAAAAGCACATACCTGTTTCAATAGAATAGATATTCCAGAAAGTTATCCCAGTTATCAGAAAATGCTTGACAAACTTACACAAGCAGTTGAGGAAACTTGTGGTTTCGCTGTTGAATAA
- the LOC100649221 gene encoding E3 ubiquitin-protein ligase SMURF2 isoform X1, with translation MSNPGGSRRNGAMKIRLTILCARNLARKDLFRLPDPFAKITVDGSGQCHSTHTCKATLDPMWNQHYDLYIGKDDGITISVWNHKKIHKKKGGGFLGCVRILSNTIQRLKDTGYQRLDLCKAHSDDTDVVKGEVVVSLLSRDGHNGAVSNTVGHNAVVDVLGDLSCPNDLPDGWEERRTRSGRLYYVNHYTRTTQWIRPNARPTNGIIPTTPEPPPLPSSEPTSPSGSGSPPNIRTESPTRCTPEWNGDGTPSRTPSRDSSTPNTPRNTPTQQQNRNQQNQHNTRNVTPASSRERRPVRASDEQNGNQNGNARPERGINNAQPRRPNRSNRNRNSALVYNERRYDPPQPPDLPRGYEMRKTQQGQVYFYHVPTGSSTWHDPRIPRDLPANELANELGPLPSGWEMRQTQSGRVYFVDHNNRTTQFTDPRLSSQIISNLLNRRQNSTTNQTTSSSNNTTTAANESTEIETPASPSIQCNMVQRPRTENGSNNNSSSLENTSAQNAQTVSELPKELMDNELLPKYKRDLVAKLKCLRAELNALQPQSGHCRLEVSRNEIFEESYRLIMKMRPKDMRKRLMVKFRGEEGLDYGGVAREWLYLLSHEMLNPQYGLFQYSRDDNYTLQINPDSGINPEHLSYFHFAGRIIGIAVFHGHHIDGGFTTPFYKMLLNKAITLTDIEGVDPELHRSLTWMLENSIDGVLDATFSVEHSSFGVLKNHELKPGGKDIPVTEENKKEYVRLYVNYRFMRGIEQQFLALQKGFHELIPPQLLRPFDERELELVIGGLGTIDINDWKMHTRLKHCTPDTPVVKWFWQIVESYGEEMRARLLQFVTGSSRVPLQGFKALQGSTGAAGPRLFTIHAVDAPSENLPKAHTCFNRIDIPESYPSYQKMLDKLTQAVEETCGFAVE, from the exons ATGTCGAATCCGGGCGGTAGCAGGAGGAACGGGGCCATGAAGATTCGTTTGACGA TTTTATGTGCCCGTAATCTTGCCAGGAAAGATCTGTTTC gCCTACCAGACCCTTTTGCTAAAATAACTGTTGATGGTTCAGGTCAATGTCATAGTACACATACGTGCAAGGCAACTCTAGATCCCATGTGGAATCAACATTATGACTT ATACATTGGGAAAGATgatggtattacgatatcagTTTGGAATCATAAAAAGATCCATAAAAAAAAAGGTGGAGGATTTTTGGGATGTGTAAGAATATTATCCAACACGATTCAAAGACTCAAAGATACAggat ATCAGCGATTAGATCTTTGCAAAGCACATTCAGATGACACAGATGTTGTTAAAGGAGAAGTTGTAGTATCTCTTTTATCACGAGATGGTCATAATGGTGCTGTGAGTAATACAGTGGGTCATAATGCTGTTGTTGATGTTCTTGGAGATCTGAGCTGTCCAAATGATTTGCCAGATGGATGGGAAGAAAGAAGGACTCGAAGTGGACGACTATATTATGTTAACCACTACACCAGAACTACACAGTGGATTCGTCCAAACGCACG ACCCACCAATGGTATAATACCAACTACACCAGAACCACCACCATTACCTTCTTCTGAACCTACATCTCCCAGTGGCAGTGGAAGTCCTCCTAATATAAGAACTGAAAGTCCTACTAGATGTACACCTGAATGGAATGGGGATGGAACACCTAGTAGAACTCCTAGCAGAGATAGTTCTACCCCAAATACACCAAGAAATACACCCACTCAGCAGCAGAATAGAAATCAACAAAATCAACATAACACAAGAAACGTAACACCCGCATCATCAAGGGAACGACGGCCAGTACGAGCAAGCGACGAACAAAATGGCAATCAGAATGGTAATGCTAGGCCTGAACGTGGTATTAACAATGCTCAACCACGAAGGCCTAATCGAAGTAATAGGAATAGAAATAGCGCACTGGTTTATAACGAGAGGAGGTACGATCCTCCGCAACCACCAGACCTACCCAGAGGTTATG aaatgagAAAAACGCAACAAGGTCAAGTGTATTTTTATCATGTACCAACTGGTTCATCCACTTGGCACGATCCTAGAATACCTCGCGATTTACCAGCTAATGAATTAGCAAATGAACTTGGACCATTACCGAGTGGATGGGAAATGCGACAAACTCAAAGTGGCCGTGTTTATTTTGTGGATCACAATAACAGAACTACACAATTTACTGATCCTAGGTTATCCAGTCAAATCATAAGCAATCTCTTAAA TAGGCGACAAAATAGTACAACTAATCAAACTACGAGTAGTTCAAATAATACAACTACAGCTGCAAATGAATCTACAGAAATAGAGACACCTGCATCACCAAGTATTCAATGCAACATGGTTCAGAGGCCAAGAACAGAGAATGGAAGCAATAATAATTCTTCGTCAT tGGAAAATACGTCAGCTCAAAATGCTCAAACTGTATCAGAATTGCCAAAGGAACTAATGGACAATGAATTACTGCCGAAGTATAAACGTGATTTAGTGGCAAAATTGAAATGTCTGAGAGCAGAATTAAATGCCCTTCAACCTCAAAGTGGACATTGTAGGCTTGAGGTAtcaagaaatgaaatatttgaa GAATCATACAGATTAATAATGAAAATGCGACCAAAAGACATGCGTAAAAGACTTATGGTTAAATTTCGCGGTGAGGAAGGCCTTGATTATGGTGGAGTAGCACGAGAGTGGTTATATTTATTGTCACATGAGATGTTGAATCCACAATATGGGCTTTTCCAATATTCAAGAGACGACAATTATACACTTCAAATCAATCCAGATTCGGGAATAAATCCAGAACATTTATCGTACTTCCACTTTGCCGGCAGGATAATAGGAATCGCCGTTTTTCATGGTCATCATATAGATGGAGGTTTTACAACTCCATTCTATAAAATGCTGCTTAATAAAGCAATTACTCTTACTGATATAGAAGGAGTTGATCCAGAATTACATAGAAGTCTTACATGGATGTT GGAAAATAGTATAGATGGAGTGTTGGATGCTACGTTTTCAGTGGAACATAGTAGTTTTGGAGTGTTGAAAAATCATGAACTTAAACCAGGTGGAAAAGACATTCCTGTAactgaagaaaataaaaaggaatatgTACGTTTATATGTAAACTATCGCTTTATGCGAGGTATTGAACAACAGTTTCTGGCATTACAAAAAGGATTCCATGAACTAATTCCACCTCAACTATTAAGACCTTTTGATGAAAGGGAATTAGAATTGGTTATTGGTGGTTTAGGAACGATTGACATTAATGATTGGAAAATGCACACACGATTAAAACATTGCACGCCTGATACGCCAGTAGTAAAGTGGTTTTGGCAAATAGTAGAATCTTATGGAGAAGAAATGAGAGCTCGATTACTTCAATTCGTTACTGGAAGTTCTCGAGTTCCCTTGCAAGGATTTAAAGCTTTACAAG GATCAACAGGAGCCGCAGGTCCACGATTATTTACAATACATGCCGTTGATGCGCCAAGTGAAAATTTACCAAAAGCACATACCTGTTTCAATAGAATAGATATTCCAGAAAGTTATCCCAGTTATCAGAAAATGCTTGACAAACTTACACAAGCAGTTGAGGAAACTTGTGGTTTCGCTGTTGAATAA